The sequence AGGAATGAATGATGATGTTTTGGCTGGTTCCTAAGTTGTAGGATGGCTTAAAAGTTTCCGTGGCCCCTGAAGTTTTTGGAATTAGTCACTTTGCCACCTGAACATTCATTTGGTCTCAGCAGCCAActgaattgtatttttttaatcactTTAATCCTTTTTGCTGACATGTAAACCGTGCATGAATTCACACAAATTGAAGCAAGTGGATGTAAATTTGTAGGCCGGCGTGTAACAAAATTGGAAAGGTAATGGCTATATGCTAAGAACTAATAACTCAACTCACAAAATCGttttttgaagaaaagaaccctaactctacattttttaatttttctacaATTTCTTCTAAAATTCCTTCCATTTTCTACTAAATCTAAAGTGAAAGAGTGGGAAATATCACTTTGTGCCAAAATCACAAGTGACTAGATTAATGGATGAGATGAAAAATCTCTCTCCCTAATTTGTGAGCCCTCGATGTAACGGTAGAGAGGAAGCTGAACTTAAAATCTCTTGGacaaaagcaaacccaagaaGAAGATTTTTTGGATGTAAGAATTTTGggataaattttgatttggccttaaatttttagaagATATGTAATTATTTGGCCTTAGTTTGTggatttttacaattttaatttatgtttggATTCATGAAGCAGATTGCTAATGCTTCAAGTAGTTGCAACTTCTTCATGTGGTTAGATCCTCCTATGCCTGATCATGAGAGGCATGTAATTGTTGGTTTATTCAGGAGGTTAAAAgctacaaaaaaaaagaacaagacaTAACTATTGAAAGAGTAGGTAGAGCACTGGAATGAGAACTtggaagagaaagaaataaagcTAAACAAAATGTTCATTGTGTATGTGTGACAAAATGGGTGGTGATTGTAGTTGTTGCTGTTAAGCCAATATCAACAGTTAAGCCATAATTCTCTCCACTAAATCTGGTTAGACTTATTTACATCATTATTatgtaatattctataattactttgcatatattttattagcttatttagattaaattcCTAATTTGTACCTATTATAAacttgtatatattttatcattcttaaagaagaaatagagCCTTTTACACTCATTATATGCGTAAAACCTTTATAGTATCAAAGCCCTAGAGCATATTCCTATCTCCCAACTTCAACCatgacaaaaataaataatatcaaagtTCTGTCTGAAAGTACAGCCACCTCCACTCCATCTCCATCTTCAATCACTAGCTCTTCATCTCAAGTTATCTTTATCAATATTGCTGCGTTAATTCCACACAAGTTGTCAAAAGGTAggaattatttaatatggtGCTCTTAAATGACTAATCTCTTTCTTGGTTACGATCTTATAAGATTTATAGATGGATCTCATCCTTCCTTCAGCTTATGATCCAAAATACAAACTTTGGGTTCGATAAGATCGTCTCGTTCTCTTAGCCATACAAACAGCAATCACAGGAATTGTTGCTCCTCTTATTTCTTGCTACAAAAGTTATCAAGAAGCTTAGAACAAACTCAAGACTACATATTCCAATAAGTCTAACACTTAAATGGTTGGTCTTCTTGATTCATTTATTGAGGTCAGTCAACATAGAAAAAGTATTTCTAAGTTTATGCATTCTTTAAAAACCATTGTAGATGATCTTACGATGATTGGACATGAAATGAGCAATggtgaaattatttttcacaCACTCAATGGTCTTATgaatgattaaaaagaaatcaaagctgCTCTATGAGCTAGGAATCTCCTATTAGCTTCGAAGAGCTATTGGAAAAATTGCTTGATTATGAGACCAGTCTCAAACATAATGACTCAATAAATGAATCATCTATTGTCACTGCTCAATATACTCAAAGGAACAAAAAAGGGAAAGGTGGAAAACATAACAACTTATAAGGACGACAAGGCAACATTAACAGTTACAGTGAACATCAAAATCAATCTGAGAATCAAAATCAAGGCTTTAGACATCAATACTACCAATCTAATAAGGGAAATATGCCCATTTCAAATACATAGTCAGAACTTCTCACTAAAACAAGCAAAGTTGGTCAGGTTGCTAAGTTTTGCAACTCTCGCCCTCCACCAGGCACTCCCTCTTGGCTACAGGCAAACTTCTCAAAACatgaaaatttagaaaatcaaCCAGGTTGGATTGTAGATTCTGGAGCATCACAACATATTGCATCGGATCTTCAAATTTTATCTATTCACTCAAATTACGGTGGTAATGATAACGTTGTTGTCGGAGATGGTAAAAGCATTCCTATCAAACTTATACTAGATTTACTACTCTTAGTTCTAATAACTTTGTCTTTCAACTCAACAATGTTTTGTGTGCTCCACAagtaaagtaaaatttaatcttTGTTTCTCAATTTTGTTCACGAAATAACACCTCTATTGAATTCTttccttatatttttcttatgaagGATCTAACTACGGGGGTATCCTTGGTGCGAGGCCGGAATGAAGGGCATGTGTATGAGTGCCCAAACTTAAAGAACCAACATAATGATTCACAAACTCAAGTCCTCATGGTCAACTCTAACATGTCATCCTCTGCCACTATCTCCTCTTGACACTATCGCCTTAGTCACCCGTCGTctaaaatttttcataaaattattacttcTCTTAAACTAACTCCGTCCAAGTCTCTATCTAAGTCAAGTAAAATTCTTTCTCATTCCAATGCATGTTTATGCAATAAAAGTCATACACTTCCTTTTGGTACTTCATCTTTAAATTGTTCTAAACCTTTAGAGATTATTTTTATGGATTTCTAAGGACCAGCCCCTATTACcccttttaataattttcattattatgtTGTCTTTGTGGATTACTTTAGCAAATACACATGACTTTATCCCTTGAAAcatgatgtgcatagttttacacatgtttgcttgcatattattgagcattttcttagcatttattatatttttattccaagatcacccgtgttttgtgtccttTTGTATTACTGGAGATTTTATAAGTCCATCATCAGTGTTTGAGCAATTTTTAGATCAATTTCGGGCGAAAGCGGACGTAATTAGAAGCGTTTGACCTTGGATTGACTTTTAGGAAGCCAACACGACCCGTGCTGACTAGCATGACCCGTGTTTAAGCCCGTGTAGAAATTCTTAAGCCGTATAGCTTAAACACTTTGAAGCAATATGGTTCCCGAGGAAAACACGCCCTTGCTACATTCAAGAGCATGACATGTGTTGAAGcacaatataaaattgaatgagCCAGTAAAGAGAAAAGGCTCCGCGATTTTGAATCTTCATCCTTCTCTGTAATTTCTCTAGACATGGGAGATGACAACAACAACGTTGCTGAAGCAAACAGGATGATTTACGTGTTTGTTAGACCTTCTTTAGAGGGGACGCACACTAGTATATTGTGGCCACCTGTTGCAGCAAACAATTTTGAGATTAAGCCAAATGTCATTCAGATGGTGTAGCAGAGTGTACAGTTTGGGGCTTGCCCAGTGTAGATCCTAATGCCCATATCGCGAACttcttggagatttgtgataccttcaagattaatggaactatcgatgatgccattcgacTTAGGctatttccattttccttgagggatagagcaaagagatggctatAGTCCTTACCAGCTAACACCATCACCACCTGAAATTCTTTGGCTGAGATCTTTAAAAGTACTTTCCTTCTGCTAACACTGCAAAGATGCataatgatattttcttttttatgcagtttgatgatgagagcatgtatgatgtgtaggagaggtacaaggacttaTTGAGATGTTGCCCACACCACTGTTTGCTATTATAGATGCAGGTGTAGACTTTTTACAGTGGCTTGAACTCAACCACGAGGCAGATGATGGATGCAGCTGCAGGTGGGGCCATCAATAGTAAGATGCCAGAGCAGGCCCAGAACTTAATTGAGAAGATGGCCATAAACAATATCAGTGGCAATCTTCCAAGAGTAGGCTAGGACAGTAGGGAGTGGTGAACCAGGTAGATTCTACATCACCAttggcagctcaggtggagcttttAGCCAAGAAGATTGACCAGCTCCAGATGCCATCCAGGCAGCACAACTTAGCTGCGAGTTTTATGGTAGCCCGCACTACAATGCAAACTgtaatgcgggaggtatgtttgcttctccttcatcttcttctactGACCATGAACAAGTTGATTGCATAGGAAATGCGCCCAGGCAGCAAAACAACCCCTACAACAACACATACAACCCAGGATGGAGAAACCATCCTAACTTCGAGTGGCGAAATAACAATACCCAGGGTCTACTAGAATTTCAGAGGTTGCACTAGCAGCAGCGCCAACAGTAGACTGTTCTCCCTTAACTCCCTCAAAACCGAGAGACGAAGCCTAATTTAGAGGAGTtaatgatgaagtttgtgtccACTTTAGAGAATAGGTTTCAGCAGATGGATACAGCTCTTAGAAAATTATCAGGCCTCCATACAGAATTTGGAGAATCATATaggccagatttctaagatgctagCTGAAAGACAGCCAGAGACGCTCCTCAGTACCACAAATtcaaacccgagggagcatgtCAAAGTTATCATCTTGAGATCAGGTAAGCAGTTGTCTAGTTCTTTACCTATggttgatgatgatgttatTGTGCAGGATGAGCCAGTCAGGAAGGAGCCAGAGCCTGAGGTGATAGAGCTTGTGCGAACTGAGGACAAGAAGAAGAGTCTTGTGAGGGAATACCAAACTCTAATTCCATATCTTGCCAGGTCGAAGCAAGAGAAGGTTGATCAGTAGTTTGGTAAGTTCTAAGCAACTGAGGATTAACataccttttgttgaggctatATCGCAGATGCCCAGGTATGCGAGGTTTTTGAAGTAAATTCtaagcaacaaaaggaagctGAAGGACTTGGGACTTGTGACATTAAATGAGGAGTGCTCAGCCATTCTTCAAAATAAGCTACCAATGAAGAGGcatgatccagggagtttcacAATACCCTATATTATTGGTGATTTGCTTATTAGTGATgctttagctgatttaggtGTTAGCATCAATCTAATGTCTAGCAGTTTGTTCGAGAAATTAGCTTTGAATGAACCTaaacctactaggatgagcatacaGTTAGCAAATAGGACTATGAAATATCCTAGAGGAATAGTTGAGGATGTATttgttaaggtagacaagtttatATTTCCTGTTGACTTTATtgttatggatatggagggtgagagTAGCATGCCTTTATTTCTACGTAGACTTTTccttgcaacatctagggcTGTTATAGATGTGTGTGATGGGAAGTTACAGCTTAGAGTAGATGATAAGACTATTACCTTTGACCTTAGCACTTCTATAAGATATTCATTTAACTATGATAATACTGTGTATTTTGTGGATGATATTCTGGAGTCTCAATTGCAGGAGATACTACTTGACGATCCTTTATAGGTAGCATTACAGGCTGATAATGAGGAGAAGTTATCCAACGAGGATGTGTTAGAGCAACTTGCTTGTTTGCTGGCTAGTGAGCCAACAGGTCTACTGACCATTTTGTTGATATTGATAGGTCAGGGATGCAGAACTTGAGACCTTCACTTGAGGAGCCACCAGCCCTAGAGTTGAAGGAGTTGCCTAAACACTTGACCTGTGCTTATCTAGATGAGGCGGAGAAGCTGCCGATGATTATTGTAGCTGATTTGACTCATGAGGAGAGGAAGATGACTTTGGCTTCCCTCAGGAAGTATCCTGAGGCCTTTGCATACAAGATTGCATGCATTCCTAGAATCAACCCCAACTATTATTCGCATAAGATCTTGATGGAGGATAATTACAGGCTAGTGGTACAGCCACAACGACGTTTGAGCCCGAATATGAAGGAAGTAGtcaaaaggaggtaattaaacttctaaATGCAAGTTTAATGTAACCTATTTCCAATAGCTCTTGGGTTAGTCCTATGCAGGTTGTGCCCAAGAAGGGAGGCATGACGGTGGTTAAGAATGAGAAAGGATGAGCTGATACCGACTAGGACGGTAACTAGTTTtcgagtttgcattgattacatGAGGCTCAATGATACAACTCGGAAGGACTATTttccccttccttttattgaccAAATGTTAGAGCGCTTACCAGGGCATAtgttttattgctttcttaATGATTTTTCAAGTTATATTTAGATTCTCATTGCACCTGAGGACCAAAAGAAAACCACTTTCACGTGCCCCTATAGTATGTTCGCATACAGGAGGATGCCATTCAGTTTGTGCAATGCACCTGCTACTTTCCAAAGGTGTATGATGGCGATCTtccattatataattaaagagtCTATGGAGGTGTTCATGGATGACTTCTTGGTATTTGGTAACTCTTTCTCCTATTGTTTACTTAACTTAGAGCGCATGCTTGCGCGCAGTGTAGAAGTTAATCTTGTACTGAATTGGgaaaagtattattttatagtgAGAGAGGGTATTGTGctagggcataagatttcatATGTCGGGGTGGAggtagatagagctaaggtagagaTCACTATTAAGTTGCCACCCCCTAACTCGGTTAAGGCTGTTAAAAGTTTTCTTGGTCATGCAGgtttttatagaaggttcattaaggacttttctAAGATTACTAGACCTTTGACTCAGTTGCTTGTAAAAGATGTTCCATTTGTATTTTCTGATGACTGTTTGCAGgcttttgagttacttaagGAGAAGCTAACTACAACCCCTATTATGGTTTCACTTAATTAGGGGTTGCCTTTTGAGCTAATgtgtgatgctagtgattttgcagttggagctATTTTAGGATAGAGGCTTGACAAGAAGCTCCAACCAATctattatgctagcaagatATTAACAGATGCCTAGGAGCACTGTACCACTACTAAGAAAGAGTTGCTTGCTATCATATATGCTTTAGACAAGTTCCGCTAATACTTGGTGTTATCCAAGACCGTGGTCTACATGGATTATTCGACGTTGAGATACTTATTTGGAAAGCATGATGCTAATCCGAGACTCATTCGTTGGATTTTGCTTTTGGAGGAATTCAACATTCAGATAAAGGATAAGAAGGGTGCAGAGAACTTAGCCGCAGATCACCTTTTGAGATTGGAGAATCCGAGCCTAGATGCACTTGATAAGAGGGCTATTAATGACAGTTTTCCAGATGAGTACTTGTGCTCTATTCGGGTATCTTCAGATATCCCTTGGTTTTTCGATTTTGTAAATTACTTGGTTGCAAAGAtcctaccaaagggtatgataTTTCAgcaaaataagaaattctttgctgatttaaagtactacatttgggaagatccTCTTTTTGTTTCGAGTTTATGCAAACAGGTGATTCGACGATGCGTGTATGGGAGGAGATCCTCcagattttgaggcatttcTATGAGGGACAGATGGGAGGTCATCAAGCAGGTAACCATACTGTTAGGAAGGTTCTTGATGCTGGATTCTATTGGCCGACCATCTTTCGGGATGCTAGAGCATTCGTGcaggtttgtgatgcatgctAGAGGTCAGGTAGCATCTCtgctcgtgatgagatgccccgaACGAGCATTCAAGtggttgagatttttgatatttggggCATTGACTTCATGGggtcttttccttcttcttttggaaataaatatatccttgttgttgttgagtatttctctaagtggccGAAAGCGCAGACTTTCCCTATTGATGATGCTAGAGTCATTACTAAGTTTCTTAAGCGATTATTTGCTAAGTCTGGCACACCTAGGGCACTAATTAGTGATAGAAggactcatttttgtaatgcTCAACTAGAGAAAGTACTTAAGCGATATGGAGTGACCCATAGGTTTTCTACACCCTATCAGTTGCAGACTAGTAGGCAAGTAGAGGTTACCAATATGGGTTTGAAACGCATCTAGAGAAAACTGTGGGAGTTagtaggaaggattgggcGAATAAGTTTGATGATGCACTTTGGGCATATAGGAGAGCTTATCGTACTTCTACaggttttacaaattttaggcttgtgtatgggaaagctagccatttacttgttgagttaaagcataGAGCCCTTTGGGCCTTGAGAGCTGATATCCATTGTGTTACACAAAtgtatatgcccaattacttccatttttatgcatagttatattgttttatgccagaatcacttgtgttttggttcctttcatgttttaggTGATCAttgatggacattatcagtatttGAAGGAGATACGTGCGAATatggaccaaaatccatcaaaattgagtaaAGGCTAGCATtttaaggttgagcacggcttggactctagccgtgctgaaccatcaacatTTGACCCTCAAAGGTGGCCTTTAGCATGATTTCTGAGGCAACCACGGTCTCCatcacggcctgtggtggctcaacaCCGGTAAGGGCATGGTTAGGTAGAAGAGACTGATTTTTGGGACTCGAAGGTCTAGTACGGCCTAGACTCTGCCCGTGCTGACCAGtacgggcttgaccacggccatGCTGGGACATTAATATAAGCAAAATCGATTTTTTTGTTaaggttcgattttctgactttaGATCTCACATATGCACGCGAGCCACCCCTTTTCAGACTTCGATAATTTGGCTTTGGGAGACTATTTTGCATATTGAAGGATGGATTTCAGTGGTTCAAGCATCatattaaagataaagagtggatttggaggcattcaagaggcaattcgaGGTTCATTATTCAGATTTGGAGATTTATGACTGTTCATCTgaattgaagaagaagaagggtgtacatgttttcaaatttcttttctatacttgttccttattttgtgttattcgttaacatgagtagctagaactGTTGAACCTATTGGGGTTCCTTTGTTTGTTGGATTACacttaatgtttatgagattttcattatcaatgcttgtattcttcttattttcattattaataagatatcgcattattcataagacgttgtgaattgtgttgttcagattgctttatgtaattgagaaattcatttagtagttggaaatttgaatagcaagaactggttaatgatcacttaaagataagggtaattaactagctagattaagaattaacaactcttaataacTATGGATTAATCTTAAGcctaacctaaaatcaatcgttaggaagagattctgtCGTTTAGGTTCTTAGTTTTAGGAATTCGGTGTTCTCGAGAAGGAAatcgaattcaatttagaatttgCTCATGGGTAAtcacaattggtaatcaatctaatatataccttcactaaaattcaactagcttaggtccctttgggtttgctttcttttattgtttgtttaattaaaCATTTACAAATTGCTTGACATTTAGCTAATCATTTAGCTTGCATCTAGTCATAGAATAGTaactttatcaattttatttaaggatagataacataagacgctggagtagttctaggatca is a genomic window of Ricinus communis isolate WT05 ecotype wild-type chromosome 2, ASM1957865v1, whole genome shotgun sequence containing:
- the LOC125369333 gene encoding uncharacterized protein LOC125369333; amino-acid sequence: MLAERQPETLLSTTNSNPREHVKVIILRSGKQLSSSLPMVDDDVIVQDEPVRKEPEPEVIELVRTEDKKKSLVREYQTLIPYLARSKQEKVDQKLKDLGLVTLNEECSAILQNKLPMKRHDPGSFTIPYIIGDLLISDALADLGVSINLMSSSLFEKLALNEPKPTRMSIQLANRTMKYPRGIVEDVFVKVDKFIFPVDFIVMDMEGESSMPLFLRRLFLATSRAVIDVCDGKLQLRVDDKTITFDLSTSIRYSFNYDNTVYFVDDILESQLQEILLDDPL